ACAGATTTACTAACGCTTCTGATTGTAGGGAGGCTTCGAAGCCACGGGCAAGATTCGAGAATACGAACGTGGCATAGGGAGCCACCGCACACCTATCATTGCTCTAACGGCCCACGCCATGATGGGTGACCGAGAGAAGTGTATCCAAGCTCAGATGGACGAGTATTTGTCCAAACCCTTGCAGCAAAACCATCTCATCCAGACGATCCTCAAGTGCGCGACGCTCGGCGGCCCTTTGCTTGAAAAGAATCGTGAACGGGAACTGGCACTTCATGCCGAGACGAAATCGAAGCACAAGGAGGGGGGACAGGGTCTGCTACGACCCACACTCGAGAGCCGCTCATTCACGAGTCGAGAACCTCTGTTGGGAAATGGCAAGGAGAGCCCTGCCATTCTGGCTACTGATGAGGATCCCCTGGCAAGAGCACGTCTTGACCTCTCTGATATGCGAAGTCTTACCAACTAACTGGTTCTCGCATTTCAGGCTTTCATGAGATCGCTCAGTCAGTAACGAGATGACGATGGATCACATGCCTACGTCCGTCATTGCGAAATACTACTGCACATTGTGAGGCAACCAGTTGAGATTCACCgcagggtcttttccggtcACCACACCACTCCTGTGCCCCTCGTGGATTTTGTGACAATACCAACTGTCTATCACGGGAGCTGGTGCATGAACTGGCCATGACCGACATGAAGTTCACGAACTTGAGGCACTGGTTGATTAAGCGACAGCGAATCATGATACCTGGCAAGGTCCAAAGCACTGTCTCGGCGTTCCTCACCTTCCATTTGCTTGAAGCTTGAGATGGATGTAATTCTTTTTTATCGCATTATATTTGTCATGTGGCGTTTCTGGGGTTTTCATGGGAGGACGATTACGTCAAACTTCCTGCAAAGAAGGACGTTTATCGATCCAGTTGCTCGTAACAACGACGTATATCGATTTAGATGAACATGATCCGACAACAAAAACATAAGTATACGATACATGTCGGCGACCACAGTTAGAATAAGGAAGGGACGATTGGAGAAGGGTCACTCGAGGATGGGGGGTTTCACATGGATTGCTGTTTGATCTTTTGCTCTACGGGTTTGCTCATCGCGTTTTGTCCGGTTTTTCTCTGTTCGTTCATGTTATTATTTCATTTTGCCCTTCTATACGGGGCTGGACATGAGCCTCTGAGCTCGAGGAGTACGTGGGATCGAAAGATAGGTGAGAGAATAGGGATGTCTTTTCAACGAAATAGGGAATGATTATCAAATGGCCGCTACCGTCCAGATATTTCAGGCATAAGAGTCTTTGGGGAAGAGATTGATGAATGGCTTGACACCCTGCTTCCCTTGTCTTGTCTACTATGTGAAATAATGTGAAGCCACTGCTCGAACTGGTTGGTCGCTTAGGTTGCATCCTTTTCAATCTTTTCTGCGTCGCCATTAGCACCGTCCAGTGATCTGCCCTTCTGATCTTTGTCTGCAGCTCCCGGGGAGCTGTTGGCCTTAGCTGCGGTGGCGGGCATCTGTGGGGTTTCTCTGGCTTCTAAAGCAGCGAGGATGGCATCGAGTCTGCTCTCAAGGTTTGAAAGATTATTCTCAAGGGCTGTGGCCGCTTGCTCGCCTCTATGGAGCCTTTGTGTCAGTTGCGGTTCTTAAAAATTCGCTCTTAGAGTTTGATGCCAAAGTAGCAGGGAGACGAAGGTCATGTCAAGGGTAGTGAGGTGTGTAGGAACAGGAACGACTGCGTCATACAAGCTGTGAAGATATCGTGATACGTCTATGCTAGGGATGCTCGCCTCGCTTGCGAGTCACCAAGACAGCCCAAGAACTTATATAACCAATGAAATGCATGTCGAGCGACTTAAGAATGTAGTGATACAAGGGTCAGGAGGCAATCGGAGACTTCCTTCACCGACGAAGTGACTGTACAATCCGGGAGATGCAAGGGTAGTGATGGGTGATTATCGGTGCCAATAGATGCCGATCTCCCGAGGACCTTGTTCAgctgaggttcttgagattCAGATTCTGAAAAATGGCATTTTGAAaatcgccatcgccatggCTAAACGCTCTGGCCATAGCTAGGTGTCGAGCACGCCGGTAGGTGAATAGATCTGTGAACTGAGACTCAAGTCAAGGGATCTAGAGGCCGAGGAGTTCTTCGTTGCATGCAGGGTCCTACCAAAAAGTTGGACGGAAGCAATTCAGGTGATTTGATGGCAAATGGTGGCAAGGAGAATGTGTAAAACAGAAATGCGAGAGTGGGAAGACAGTGGATGGGAAGGATAGGTCGTGTGAGAGGGAGTGTGAATGTGAATAAACAGTGAGATGAACTGGGGAatgacgttgaactttggaATAGTATACCTAGCAAGGTCTCGGTAGGCCTGGAACAGAAAATTGTCAGTGAACGGACATGCAATATCATGCAATGCAGTGCAATAGCAATAGTGAGGGATAGATTGACAATGAGAGTAAAACGGGAGGGTGTGTGAACAGAAGAATGCTGACAACAAAATAGTGATATGATACCGGTATTCCCCCAAGGTCCAACCAACCCCAGGATCCAGGGATCGGAGATGCAGAATGCAGGATGCCAATGTGAATGCAGATGCAAATCAGGAGGGTTCGACTTGTGGCAGCCAAGCGAAGCGAGAAGGTCTCGACCAACTGGCTGGGTCTAGCTAAGGTATAAAACGTTCCACGGGCAGGCCGGGTCTAGACTTTTTGGGGTGGGAATAGACAGGGAATCAATGAATGGCATGTTGAGGAATGGTATTGAGATTGGGGAACAGAAAGAGCATTGTTTGTGACGCTTGGTTGTCAGATCGAACAACCGGTAAACAAATCGAACAAATATATCAACGATCATCTCGGCCATCATGGTGTTGTTTTGCTGCTATTCCGTAATTGGAGAGATGGCAAAGTGTGTCATCCCCACACGTTTTtgtttgttcttttggaGCGGCAAAATGATATCGGAGCAACATATGTAGGAGAgttcaaaaaaaaaaaaaagaaaaagaaaaagatcATGACTTGACTCACCTGGGCCAAATCGGCATCCCCCGAACTTGAACCCGAGGCCGGAGGCTTTGTGGCTCGGTTGTTTGTGTCAGATGGGGCCATGGTGTTTAACTTCCTTTTTGCCGTCTAGACAGAGGCAAGTAATCAACGACAAGGAATAGGCAGGTCTTCAATGCGATGATTGGTTGAGCGGAACGAAGCAATTACCTCGTCTCTTGGTGGCCGTGGATGATATTGTTTGCGCTGTTTGTTGTAAGAGAACGGAGAAACTGAGGCTGTTCTGAAAAGAGCGGGCTGACTTTCGGTCCACATCCAATGATTGCGCTTGCTAGTGGTGGGATTCTCGCGTAGGCAATTACCTTAGCAACTCAGATGCTGCTATACCCTCTGCACCCACAAGCCTAACCTAAGGGTATAACCGTAAAGATCCATAGGTAGGTACGGATAACAGTAAGCCAGTGAAGAACCACTAACATCCAATTGTAGGTGCACTTTACAGTGGCCCTCTCGTGGAAATCTAATCAATACAATAGGTTGGTCTCAGGGGCGGCTGTAAAAGCACTTCTGCGTAGTACATCCTGCGAATAATAGCCCGCATAGCATCGAGTGACCATGCCATGGATGCCGCCAATTGTCTGGAAAGGAGAATATCTGAGATTATTGCATGCCTCAAATCACAACTCAGTCGCGTATACGGTATCTCAAAGTGGGCAATGCAGATAGTGATGGGGATATGGCAAATTTGGGTCTAGAACAATATCTCGATCCCGATTTTGACGGGCGCGAACACGGGCCGTCGAATGCGTCCatggagaggagagaaaggGGTGGCTTGTCAATGTCAACCCACGAGAGAAACTGAACAAGGGGTAGTTGAGCCTCGACTCTATTCATGAGCACAGACAACAATCACCACATTGGTCCAAACAATCGAGGAGGGACGGTGGGATTTTTTTGCAAGCTGATGCCATCTATTATTGACGATGGGCTGTGGATACGAAGCTCATTAAACAACTTTTGCAAAGTCTTCTCACACGAGCCAGACATATCTGGGAGGCTGGTATTGCCCTCTCAGACATGTAAGTTAAAGAATAGGTTACTACTATAGTTGGTTACTCCGTACTTCAGGTTTACTTGCCTCAATGCTCGGTAACAAGGAGATATCCCGAACAAACTACCTAGCAACGTGTCTTAGATCTGTGGGAAACTTTCAGATAATTCCCCCGTTATTAGGCACCCGTAATAAGAAACACAGGGAAGATATTATCCGAAGAATAAAGGATGGAATAGATAGTTTCCTGTCAGTTATGATTGAATGCATGAGTGCCGTGGCGGATCCATGGGCTCGATCGATTCGTCTAGACACATGCAACACATGCGCCACAGGCCTGGACCACGACGGATGGCGGTCACAACATGATCTGGGCCATTGTGGGTCGCCTCAAGACAACCGCAGCTGAGATTTTGGCATCAACGAGGGAGTGAGGAGATGGTTGTCAATATTGTTGCCAGGCCGAAGCAAAGCGACCGATCTACTGTGTCAAGGCGTTGGGCCTCTGAGACCAAGAGACAGATAACTGAAGCTGTTGTGAAAATTGCAAAAGTAGCTGAACAGGCGTGGGTACGACCATGATATGCACCCAACAAATCTCCTTTGGAATCTCATTTGGTCCGCATTTACATACGCATCAAAGTCGATGGCAAACCAACACGCCAGATCTCAACGTGCAGCTGCGTTACCACCCAGACTCTAAAAAAGGAATGTACTTCGTGAAGAGGAATTCTTGGAGTATGACATGAATACGTGCTTACATTTATGGGATGTACAGTAGGTAGTCGCTCTATCTTTATCCACTCCGCTAATAGGAAATAGTCAAAGTGTCTCTGAAACTCTCCGATCAACTAGGCTGACTGGGACTGGCACAAACCGGTGGAGTGCGCTGACAAGCCTGCAAGCTTGTCTTTGGCTATCGATCGAACTCGCCGCTCGCATCCATGTCTATGGCTGGGGTTCTAGATTCGACTGCGACCTAACAGCCCAGGTATCAGAGTGCCCCAGCACGATCAGTGTCGTAAATCGGGCAACTCTACTCGCAGTGTTGCATGTGGAGACGAGCACAGCAGCAGTGAGCGTAGCAAGTTAACTTACCTAGGTATCCAACAATCCGATGGCTAGGCACCTAGATAAAGAAGACCAGTTTGATGGTGTACAGGCCCCCCGCCGGTGCAAAATGGGCTACGGAGATTTCTTCGATAGGATCCATCGATTTACATAAACCTGGCTTGGCTACTCGGGGTAAGTTAGTTGCTGATCATTTCCTATGTTTTATCCGATGCGATTCCGTGTTCAAGTGCTGAAATACAAGTCCCAAGATGGTAAATTCATGTATACACTCATAATCTGAACTACCTGAGGTGCCTAGTACCTACTATACTTATAGCACCTAGTATCTAAGGCGTATATCTCCCCTGAGGTACCTTCGGTTGTAACTTACCGTACCTTAAGGTAGTACCTGTGTGCAAACGTGTCGAATGTGAACAAGCAAAAAAGCGCTTAAGCCCGGCCAATCAGATAGAGCAACAGCTAGCTGGAACCGATACCAAGTAGACTGggattatattatacctaggCAGGCACAGAGGAAGATTAACAGGACATCCGGGAATAATAGCCCAGGAAAGCGGACTCGAAGCGGCCCCTTCCATGCACTCTATGCAGGGTTTGGACAGGGACCAACCAACTGCCTCTCTCCCTACCAGTTAGTGCACACCCTTTCCAAAGATCAGATATGTCCATTGCCCTGTCAGCCTATGCCCAGTGACCCTAGCATAATCCCATCACTTACACTTCGCTACTTACTCCCGTCAACGTTCTAGACTCAACATCGTGGAGAAATATTCGCCTTGATGCGCTTTACGCGACGCCGGGGAGTCGGTCATGAGCGTTTATTTTTGACATCAAAAACCACAATGCCCGAAACCTTTCGGGCACTGTAGCCTTCATATCTGTCTACCTAATCGGAGGCGGACGTTGGAGATACAGCCAGCCAGCCCAGGTAGCTCAGCCTCCTTCAACCCTCCAGGCGCCTAGTATGGCTAGTTAGGCTGCTGTCACAACAGCTGAGCACATACCGCCGGTAGTCTTTCGCTTCTCCCGAGAAAACCGGGGATTTTTGGATTCTGCGAGCTTAAAGCTTATTGGCTCAGCGACACGGACTATGCTCCGTGACCCTTTCTTTACATCATTCTTGACTTGCAAAACTGAATATTAGGCCATGATCAATTTCGCGATCGATCAAGATATCGCCAACTCAAGCTCAATATAATGGCCAAGGTGGCACAGTCCGAATAAGCCTCTGGGATCGAAACGAAAGATGCATGGCTGAATGGCTAAAGGGGGAGGCGTTACATTGAACGGGGAGCCGGCCACTCAATCCGTCACTATTCACCAATCCCAGGGCTCTGAGGGATCGAGATTCTAGACCCTTTGTCGAATTCCCATCCCGCTCATGGCGATTTTACCACCAGCTTTCGATTCACAATTACCGACACTACGTATTGTGGCTATCGAATGTTTGCAATGCCATCTGAGTGGCCGGACGATGAATAATCCCATCTTGCACATCTCGGTCGTTGATAGCCATTAACTTGCTACCTGTGAACTATCGCATACCCACTAAAAGCCACTATGCCTAATAGAACCAACTATCTTCCTCAGCTTCGGCTCGTCAACGCAGCAAATACCCAAATGGCCCAAACAGAATTAGACTATCAGAGCACCGGAGAAACAGAATCAAAGGAGGACTCCCGGAGATCGGTCGTGCGCTTTCACTCTGGATGACACTGCCCCATCATGGTAGAAAGGGTAAACACATGATGCCTTGGAACGAGTTCCAATATGCGTCATTCGACTTGAGGCATCAACCATCTGCGCAACATGACAAATTCTGGCGGCTGCACGAACGGACTTCCCAAAGACGTCGGTGGCCGTACCATGTGGCCCGTGAAAAGGGGACCTGGGGCATTTCTGAGCAAGCAGATCACCTGTTGGCGCGGCATCATAGGCGATTCGATCAAGGCCCTGCTCGATCATGGTGAAGTTGGAGTTCTGGCGTTGTGCGATCAGTAAGCCAAACCTCGATTTCAACAAAGGCGATGGCTCGATGGCGATCAGGAACAACCCACGAGCGGATTGTGGACAGCCCAGGGCGTGCGTCACTTATACCGGCTCCACACCCCCGGCTCGCAATAGCTCCGACCACCAGAACTCGACCCAGAAACTCCGTTTTAGTTAACCCACAACCACCTGGCTACCGACGAGCGTTGCCATTTGTagaacaagctcaacttcaacccTGACCGTCCGTCTGTCACGCTTCTTTTAGCTGGTTGATGCACCGTCTCGGCGAGTTTCGAAGATCTTTGAGCCAGCTGCAGAGGAGGATGGGGAGACCACGTCCAAGAGCGTGACATTCTCACCCCATCACCCAGTCATCCCGTATCGTACCGTACGGGAGGCCACGACCGTTTCACGAATTGGGATCGAGATCTTACCCGTTACAGGTTCTGAGCTGCTGCGCTACCGACATGCTCCTGAGTTCGAGGGCTGGCAAAGCCTGGTGTGGACGGGTGACGCATGTAGCCAATGACTGTCATCTTGCCGTGTAGGGGcaaatcaatcaatcaaattGACGGTTGATCGTCATGCCAAATTGCCACTTTCTGAATAGAGGATGCGATGCGCCAAACCCCATAACAGGCTTGCCCGCGTCCTTGGAACATCATGATGGGACCGCACGCTCTGTGGAACATCAAACAAACACCAGCAGCATCAGTATCAGCATCAGCAGTAGCAGCAATGGTGTGTATCTTTTCGATGAGTGTCGATTTCCATCCGACTTTCGATTTGGTGCTACCATCTCAAGCACCGCGTCGCATTTTCCTCTCAACACATCCGCCCATCCATTCATGGATGGCTCTGCTAGAACTCACAGTCACGGGCACCAGTAGCGTTGCGTTGTGTTGCGTTGAAGCGACATCAATATGCCCATGGTCCCAGATATCGTTCATGAATGCGTCAATTGGACCAATTTGGGGCATCTCGATGTTGTCTAGGTGCCGCCCTATCGTATACGTAGCCCGATGACAGGGCCTCGGGGGTCCACGCTTCTTGTTTTCGACCCATCTCGAGTCTGAACTGCATTTCTGTACGTACGTTGCTTAGCAATGTTCGTGCCAATTGTCCATAACTCCCAAGACCTAatatgatggatgatggacAATGATGATAATGCTCCGGTGTAGAATCGGCCCTTGCATCATTCATCTTTCTCGAACGTCAAAACTTGATACGCTCTATaacagaaaaagaaagaggctGCGGATCAACAGCCAACCCAGAATTTAAGAGACAAGCGTGCCAAGGCTGTGTGCCCTTGACGGAAGATTAGACATACACCCTTCTTCCATACACGTCCACGCCCCCTTTAGGTTGAGTTGTGAACTGACTGGGCTAGACCATGCCCTCCTAGTTCTCTTGGAGCCTCTGAACAACAAGACCCCCCGAAGCGAGTGCCATGTAGGAATCTGATGTTTCTGTCCTTTTTCTGCCACTTGAACTCTCACGATTCTATCATCGCTTCCGAAACCCTGCTTTGCCTATTCCCATTCAACTAATCGTATTTATTCTTTTGCCGGTGGCTGCGGCACCTCCGACCCTGCCCCGTTTTCCCCTGGACCCTGTCTCTACCTCCATCTACATACAGCATCTGGATCCCACGATGCCCTGAACAAGAATCCCCCATCCCAATATTGGCTTTAACACCAGCTCCCCACAGAGCAACTCATCTTTGACCTGTCTTTCTTCGACAGCCCTCACACCCCCTCCCGTATGTCCACGACTGAAGCCCCGTCCCTACAGTCTAATTCTTATATTCGTCctgccttgccttgcctgtCTTTTGACTCTCACGCTCGCGCACACGCCAACAAGAGCCTAGGCCCAGAACATTTGATCCTCAACCGACCTGCAGCCAAACCTAACCCGGAGCCTGTCCCCTTGGATCTGTCACCTCACAGTCGTCTCATAAGTTTCAGTCCGAAGATCACCTGCCAATCCACGTCTCGTCACTGTCTTCGACATCTATCCCAGACGAGGTCTTGCGCCGCTGACAGACCGTGAGCTTTCATTCTTCTCTCATCGCGGTTGGACACAATACCCTCAACCCACCACCCACCACAGCACAGCACTTGCTCTTTGCAATCGAGATATCCGATTCCGCCTGTTGTCTCTGGGGGTGCCCGTAACTGCACTTCACTCCCTCTCGAACTCATCTCATCTATCCAACCTACTTGCTCGCCCTCTGTTGTTTCCCTTTCCTTTGAATTTCCAGCTTCTGCCTCAGAAAACTCTTTTCTATTCATCGTTGTGGCTTGTCAATTGACAAAGAATAACAACCCTTCACCATATGTCCCAACTCAGTTTCTTGTCCAAGGTCCGCTGCTCACCAATTGTCCGGCCCAATATCATTACATCTTGCTTGTACGTGCCTCCTATTTCTTTCGTCATTCTCCTACACCCCCTCCCCTTACCCTCTGCATGTTCACCAAAGACTTTATGCCCTTCAATGCAATCATCAGGCCCTCTGCCTCTCGATCCTTGAGTTTATCACTCCTGTGTTGCCCAAGATTTCCGTTCCACGTCCGAACCTCCTCACCCATCACACTTGATCGATCACTACCCACCGAAGATCCAAAGCCTCATTCCCGTATTCTGAAACTTTTCGAATGTAGCATAACGTCTTGTTACTCCCAGATTCTTGCCTAGCATCACTCTCACAATAGCTCCTTTGTTGAGCCACCCAGCTTGAACCGACATCGTCAGTTCACCATAGCTCAGTGCCAAACCTCGCGTTTCAAAACCCACCCATTTTCAGTTGTATCCATCCATCAACACAACCAACCAGCAAAAAGGACCATCAAAGGCCTCATATACCAGTGGTTAACACATTTGTATAAAAGACGTACCCGAACATATCACCAGACGCGCACTGGACGCATCCTCGACGCATTAAACAAGCTTGATCACTTGATAACATTGCTTGTTTCCTCTTGCAATTTGTAAAGCACTCTAGCCACTTGTACCTGGGACGAAGTTGAGCTGTCACACTGGCACcaattaataaaaaaaaactgTTTGTCTTTGGAGGGAGGTTCCCCGGAACTTTCCAACTGGGCTGTATGTCTCCCGATCTTGAGTCAATTTTTGCCGAGTTGGGATTGTCCCAGTATCTTGGTGCATTCGTTGAGCAAGGTTTCGACGAGTGGGATATCATTCTTGACATCCAGGAGTCAGATCTGTATGTTTCCTTCTTACTGGACTGATTGCAACACGTCCACTAACAGCCTTCTTCAGAGATGCACTGGGTGTCAAACTAGGCCACCGGAGGGTATGGTTCCTGTCACCGCCTACTCAGGCAGCCGCTAATGCAATTTCTTTTAGAAGCTCCAGAGAAGGATAGCTAATGCCCGAGGCATTTCCCCATCGGTGTCATTGGTGACTTCTGTCAGACCAACCAGTGAGGATGCAAAATCGGATAGTGTGCAACCTGAGCCCACTCGGACGGAACTACCGCCCGAAGGACAAGGTGTTGCCAAGCGGAAGTATCGGCGTCACCCTAAGGTGAGTTGAACTTCTTGCATTTCTCAAGTAGCGACTTGATGACTGACAAGGTACCAGCCTGACGAGAATGCCCCTGAGAGACCTCCGTCAGCATATGTATTGTTTTCCAACAGTCAGTTCTGCCCTGACTCACGCGCTCGTTGTTCGCGAAGAATTACTGACAAACGATGAAAAGAAATGAGGGAAGACTTAAAAAGCCAAAATCTCACGTTCACAGAAATTGCAAAACTCGTCGGAGAGAATTGGCAAAACCTGAATGCAAGCGAAAAGGAGGCATACGAAAGCCAAGCAAATGCCGATAAGGAGAAGTACCACCGTGACTTGATGGAATACAAGAAAACGGCCGACTATCGGAAGTATATGCAATATCTCCACGAGTTCAAGGAAAAGCAGGCCAAACGTACTCAAGGTTTGTAGCCAGATGGCATTAAATCCATCACACGTTGGCATAACAGTAAAACTGACATCCCGCCGTTGGCTAGCCGATGTCTCTAAGAGGACAAAACTGGATCCCGTTCGGTTACgacacagcagcagcagcagcagcaccatGACACCGGGGGGCAACACTTCGAGCGGCAGTGGTAGCGAGAGGTTACAGGGTAGTGAGCCACCACCTTGTCGGCGAGAAAGGTTGAATTCGATTGCATCGATAGCTGAATCGCAGCATTCATCGACCACGCCAACTCTTTTATCCCAGGCTAACTCGAACGACGAGACCATGTCATCACCCCAGGCCGCCCACTTCGATGCTGGAAGTCCACGGGAACCCCATTACCAAGCTCCCAAGCGCCAGCAGTCCTGGCGAGAAGGAGGTCCGGGGGTAGAAGTTTCACATCAACATCTACCATCGTTGTCCAACATGCTCGAAGATGGCAGGAAAGGGATGCAAGTCCCATCCGGGTCGGAAGGGAATCCTTATTCGAGTGGTTTTGTTGCCGCGAACCACCCTAGGTCGGTACCCGAAGTCCCCAACGTGCTTCCATCGGCGCCGCCCAAGCCCCCTCTCCTCCGACACGAGCCGTCTTCCAGCAGCAGTATTGGTTCAGTGAGTCCAGCAGCGGGCTTTGCACGGAGTCCCGGCGAAGGACCACTCCCAATCCACGCTCTCCTTTCCCATCATCAGACGCTGCCGACACCAGTTGTTGCCGCCAACGCGGCCATGTTCGAACGGGGTTCTCCTGTTTCCGGATTGGGTACTGGTACGACGACTCCAAGCCCAACAGACCCTGTGCCACTCGTAAGGCCATATTTCGGCCACGGCGTTGTGCCCAGGGGATATGGTACTTGAATCTCTGGAGGCTTCGTTAAGAAGTCCAAGCTAACTCGGCTTTCAAGGCTCTCAACCATTGCCACCCACTGGCCCTCCAGCCAGGAATGACGAATATGTGGCGGACAGCGATGTGCCAATGACGCCGGCACCTGATCTGGTCGCCCCAATCGAGGATCGCTCCTTCAAGACTCGCCTCGATGGCATGAGCGTCTTGCTAAGAGCTGGTGAGCTTGTCGAAAAACACGAACGAGACgaacgacgatgaggagCGACGACAATGAAATTATGCTCGTAGCATACTGTTGGTGTATTCGACACCAAAACGCTTGTATCCAGATGTGTCGAGGTGCAGCTTACTCACCCCCGAGGATCCCTTTtgtttcttatcttatcggATACCCACGCATGATGATGTAAAGTCTTTTCCATTTCATGATTCGGTCTTTAGGTGGATTGTGGTACACATGAATGAGTACCTATAATGGCTGCTGTGGTAATATCGGGTCGCGCAGTTGCGGATTCTGGCGTTAGGGGCTTGAACTTTGGGTTTAAAAGAGGTTTGAAAGGATCCAAAAATAGCATTTGGAAGTCATGAGGAATTTGACTGGTGTATAGTTGAAAGGTTATCCCTGTCGTAACTGGATTCGAGGGCATATACTCCATGGTTTTCTGGTGTGAAACGAATTAGGTATTACAAGAAAATGACCAGGAGTTAAATTAGTATGGAAACGTACTGCATTACCAATGCCAAGTCATGACATGTTATACATGAGTGAGTAGCGCATCTCCACATCGAGAGACCAGATTGGTGTTCTGATTCAAGGGGTTTTGCAGGTGTGAGACCACCACCAGATCATTGCGGCGAGAGAGGGGCAGTCCCGGGATCTTAGTATTCGGAAGACAAGGGAGGTTGTCGATTAATGTGTATTGTATACCTGTACTACAGACATATAGGAGATGTGGCTGGATAGCTGCTATGTACATGTGTAGTTCATAGTAAATCGAAGCAATAGGTAGGTAAGTGAGTAGATAGGTATGGCGAGGCCAAAGATGAGAAAAAGGAGAATGAACGAAATGAAAAGAACGAGACGACCTCAAGGGTCCTGCCTTATTCAGACTTATCTACCTCAGCAAGTTGcttttgttcttgttctctcTTCTGTTTGCCCCCACAATTTATCAACATCGTCATAAGGGTCCAGTTCGCAACCCGTTTCAACGTCATGGCGCAGCCACAATAGCCCATGAGTAGGTCTGAGACTGGGATATGAGGTACGTACCCGACTCGAGGATTACCTGCCTGAGCAGTACTTAAGGTACCTTGTCTAAGTAGGCGCCTACCCAAGGTACCATACAATCATAGAGATCTTGAGTAGGACTCTATCTGTTATCTGTACAAAGGTAAGGTAATCAggacttggtcttggacaCATGAGCTGAAAATTTTTGCTCTAGGGTCCCTATATGAGTTGGTTTGTAATAATTCTCTCCGCATGTGCGTTATTAGCCCCCATCTCTCTGCAATCTTCAGTACTTACCCAGGTAACTAACTGGCTTGTGCGGCTAATTCCCTTCAGACATGGGAACTGGAAAAGTCAGCTATGAGGTGAGTGTCATGCTGCAGATATCACTGTAGCATTAGCGTATTGGATTAAATGATAGAATGACGAATTTTCTGCCGTTGATTTTCCAGCAGTTACGAGAATAGGATATGGATGTCAGGTCAGGTTGCCATTGACCAAAGTATTATCATTGAGAAAACTTGGATACGACCCAAGAGACCACAAAAGCTAAATCACTCAAGAATTCAAACTTGCTTTCTTCATATTTGAAATTAAAGGAACCCCGCAACAAGAGGCTGCAAATTCAAGAACCACCGCCTCATCTTCCAGTCAGCATCCACATGGTATAAAGCAAAGCTCATG
This genomic stretch from Fusarium oxysporum f. sp. lycopersici 4287 chromosome 5, whole genome shotgun sequence harbors:
- a CDS encoding hypothetical protein (At least one base has a quality score < 10) → MAPSDTNNRATKPPASGSSSGDADLAQAYRDLARGEQAATALENNLSNLESRLDAILAALEARETPQMPATAAKANSSPGAADKDQKGRSLDGANGDAEKIEKDAT
- a CDS encoding hypothetical protein (At least one base has a quality score < 10), which gives rise to MSPDLESIFAELGLSQYLGAFVEQGFDEWDIILDIQESDLDALGVKLGHRRKLQRRIANARGISPSVSLVTSVRPTSEDAKSDSVQPEPTRTELPPEGQGVAKRKYRRHPKPDENAPERPPSAYVLFSNKMREDLKSQNLTFTEIAKLVGENWQNLNASEKEAYESQANADKEKYHRDLMEYKKTADYRKYMQYLHEFKEKQAKRTQADVSKRTKLDPVRLRHSSSSSSTMTPGGNTSSGSGSERLQGSEPPPCRRERLNSIASIAESQHSSTTPTLLSQANSNDETMSSPQAAHFDAGSPREPHYQAPKRQQSWREGGPGVEVSHQHLPSLSNMLEDGRKGMQVPSGSEGNPYSSGFVAANHPRSVPEVPNVLPSAPPKPPLLRHEPSSSSSIGSVSPAAGFARSPGEGPLPIHALLSHHQTLPTPVVAANAAMFERGSPVSGLGTGTTTPSPTDPVPLVRPYFGHGVVPRGYGSQPLPPTGPPARNDEYVADSDVPMTPAPDLVAPIEDRSFKTRLDGMSVLLRAGELVEKHERDERR